TATGAGCTTCAATTCCAGGTGTTAATCTGAGAAGAACAGGCATCTTTTTTTGATACTGTTCCGTTATTTCCTCAAGCAATGCAATTTCATAAAAATTATCAACTACAATGCATCCTACATCTTCTTTGACGGCCATTTCTAGTTCTGCTCGGCTTTTATTGTTTCCGTGAAAATGAATCCGTTCTTTTGGAAAGTCAGCTGCTAAAGCCGTATACAGTTCTCCCCCCGAAACAACGTCTAACGAAAGACCTTCTTCATGAACGACTTGGACCATTGCAATTGTCGAAAAAGCTTTGCTTGCATAAGCGACCTGTGCTTTTACCCCATGCTTTTCAAATGTTTCTTTAAATCCTCTAGCACGCTGCCGAATTAAAGCCACGTCATATACGTAAAGGGGTGTCCCAAAATTTGATGCTAATTCAACCGTATCAACTCCACCAATTTCCAGATGCCCCTGCTTATTTATGCGACTTGTTCCGTGTAAAAACATGTTTAGACCCCGTTCCTGTGTATAGTGTAAAAAAGACAGTTAACGGCAATTCGCTGCTAACTGTCTAAATATTTATTATTTTCCATATTTAAAACAAATCTATCACATCTTCATACAGGTTTCAACCACATATTTTGTTTAAGGTTTTGCAGGCTGGCGGTCTTTATCCTGCGGATGCACAATACTAGGTCGCGGATTCGCTCCAGGAACCGGTGTGCGGATAAGAATCTGCCACAAAGCCTGCGGATTAAATGGAAGAAACGGCCACAAATAAGGCGTATTTAATGATTTTAGTCGCGCCATGTAGAGAATGATACACGTTGTCGCAATAAGAAACCCTGGAGTATGAAAGGCCGCCACGAAAATTAACAGAAACAATCGCAGCATTTTATTTGCTACCGCTAGCTCATAGCTTGGCGTCGCGAATGAACCAATTGCTGCAATAGCCACATACAAAATAACCTCCGGAACAAAAAGACCTACATCAATAGCAATTTGCCCAATAAGCGCGGCTGCAATCAAGCCCATCGCCGTGGCAAGCGGTGTCGGCGTATGAATCGCCGCCATCCTCAGAAACTCAATCCCAAAATCAGCTAAGAAAATTTGAACAACAGTTGGAATATTTGTTTCTTCGTTTGGCCCAATAAATTGCAATTTTGCCGGCAGCAGATCTGGTTCAAGTACAAATAATAGCCATAGCGGTAATAAGAAAAGAGAAGCAAGAATTCCTAAAAAACGTATCCAGCGGATAAACGTTCCTACAGAAGGAGACTGCCTGTATTCTTCCGCATGCTGCACGTGATGAAACAGCGTAGTTGGCGTAATAATAACGCTTGGAGACGTATCGGTAATAATGATCACATGCCCTTCTAGCACATGAGCTGCTGCTGTGTCCGGTCGTTCTGTATAGCGTACCATTGGAAAAGGATTAATTCCTTGTTTGACTAAGAACTCTTCAATTGATTTGTCAGCCATCGGCAAACCATCTATATCAATTGCTTCCAGTTCATCTTTTATCAGTTTAACCAGCCCTGGATCAGCTACGCCATTTATGTACCCAATCGCTACGTCCAGTTTTGATCGTTCGCCTACCTTCATAATTTCAAAACGAAATCTTCCGTCACGAATTCGTCTTCTTGTTAACGCTGTATTGATAATGATGTTTTCAGTGTATCCATCTCGTGCTCCGCGAATCACTTTCTCTGTATCCGCTTCTTCAGGGGATCTGCCAGGATATGTACGCACATCGACTTCAAAGCCAACTTCTTCACCGTCAATTAAAACGAATAGCAGTCCTGATAAAACCGATACCATTCCATCATCCAGCGTCTTTAAAGGCTTGACTTGCTGATGAATAAGACGGTTTTCAACAATATCCTTTAACTTTGCTCGTTCAACTTCATTATCATTAATTTGAATGAGTACTTTTGCAATTTCAATAATAAATGAACTATCACACAGCCCCGTTACGTAGTAAATATGAACTTCTCGATCCAAAATAAGCAGTTTACGTACGCCCACATCAAAGCTTGTGTTCATACTAGCGTTTTCCTTGAACCACTGATCGTTTTTTTGCACTTTTGAAAAAATAGCTGTTTTCTTCTCTGCTAGCTTACCCAAACGAACCGCTCCTTTCTAAAATAAGTCTTGCTGCTTTTTCAGTAATAGGACATCCCAGTTTGACATCATCCATCCTAGCCATTTTGCCGATATCTCCTATTCCTACAACTAAGGGAATATCGAGCTGATCCAAGCAGTAAACTGTATCTCCATTAATTCGTCCGACTTCTAACTCTTGAATTCCGCTTTTATCCACGCCGTAATGCGATATTTCCCCAAAACGATCAATGGTCACATCCACTCTTGTCCATTCGCTTTGATGAGTACGTGATGCAACGGCAATCACTCCAAGAACTTCTACTTGAGGATGCTTTGCTACATGCAGCAAAGCAATTTCCCCAGGTCCTTCCTCTAAGAAACCGCTATCGTCGAACATCACAAAGACGGGATCATATGGTGCTTGAAGAATTAAATCTACCGTTTGACTACCTGTTAACGTAGTAGGGTTTCCATATGACCTCGAAATGCACCTGCCACCAACGGATTTAGCTACATGCTCAATTGCTTTGCGCGCATATTCATCGCCATCGGTTACAATAATGATCCTTCTTTTTTTCATAATCTTTTATCCTTTCGGTTTAAAGATTAACGCGATAATAAAAGCAAATAAAATAGCTGCTGAAATTCCAGCGGAGGTAAGTTCAAAAATTCCAATCCCAATCCCGATAAATCCATGGTCATCCGCTTGCTTCATCGCTCCGTGCAACAAGGAATGACCAAAGCTTGTAATTGGAACCGTCGCTCCGGCGCCAGCAAATTCAATCAACTTATCATAAAGACCAAATCCATCTAAAATCGCTCCCGCAACTACAAACGAACTCATAACATGCGCTGGAGTAAGTTTAGCAAGATCCAGCAGCAGCTGCCCAATAACGCAAATGATTCCTCCTACAGCAAAAGCTATTACATACTCCATTGATCATCCCCCTCCCCGATATGTTCTAAGACGACGCCATGAGCAATTGTTGGAATTGACTCTTTTTGCTGAATCATCGTTGGACTTAAAAGAGCTCCTGTTGCCACCATAAACACTTTCTTTAAGTTTCCCGATTTTAATTCATTTAAAATATGACCATACGTGACAATAGCCGAGCAGCCGCAGCCGCTTCCTCCTGCAAATACATTTTGGTCGGGGCGATATACCATTAATCCGCAATCATTATGATTGGTTGATATATCGTAGCCTTCGTCCTTGAGCAGCTGTTTTAAAATTGGACTGCCTACACCAGATAAATCTCCTGTTAAAATAAGATCATACTCGCTTGGCGCGACGTTTAAGTCTTCCAAATGCCTTTGAATGGTATCTGCAGCAGCTGGTGCCATAGCAGAACCCATATCGTTTGCGTTTTTAATCCCATAATCCATTACACGCCCAATCGTTGCAGACGTGAGACGCACAATACCTTTTTCTTTCGAGACCAGCGCTGCCCCTGCTCCCGTAATAGTTGCCGTTGCCGTATCTGGTTTTTGTCCTCCGTACTCGGTAGGATTTCGAAATTGGCGCTCAGCGGTTGCGTTATGACTGCTCGCTGATGCAATAACACGATTAGCAAATCCCGCATCCACAAGAGCTGCCCCTGTTGCCAGCGTTTCCATTGATGTGGAGCAAGCGCCAAACATGCATAGAAATGGAATTTGGTTATGTCGAGCTACAAAATTAGCCGTTACGTTTTGATTTAATAAATCTCCAGCCAAAAACAAATCAATGTCTTCATAGGATAAATTTATTTTTTGCAAGCAGGAGTCAATGGACTCCGTCATCAGTCTTCTTTCAGCTAACTCCCAGTTGTCTTCTTCACAGTGCAAATCTTTATGTGTAATATCAAATGTTTCTCCCAACGGTCCATCTGCTTCTTTTGGCCCTACTGCTGTTCCTGTAGCATTAATGTAAATAGGATTTTCATAAACCCACGTTTGCTTTCCAGTTTTTCTCATAATCCCCCTCTTTTCATAGCAAATAAGTTTTAAAAAGGTAGCGAATGATTCCTACAACGTAAGCCGAAACCGTTCCAAATACAATGACGTTTCCAGCCAGCTTGAACATGTTGGTCGCAACGCCGAGAACAATTCCTTCACTTCGATGTTCAAGCGCTGCACTCGTCATGGAATTGGCAAAACCCGTAACAGGAACGGCTGAACCTGCACCTGCGAATTGACCAATACGATCATATATCCCAAACCCGGTTAAGAGCGCAGATATTAAAATAAGGGTTGCGACGGTAGGATTACCTGCATTTTTTTCATTAAAGTCAAAAAATGCAATATAGAAATTTTGAATTGCCTGTCCTAATGTACAAATGATTCCCCCTACCAAAAAGGCCTTTAGGCAATTTGCCACATATGAAGGTTTAGGCTGAAATGGTTTAATGCTTTCTTGATAGTTATCTTTTAATTTTTGATTATTTGCCATGTTACATACATCCTTTTCTTATTGATTAACAAAATAAATCCAATGAAATAATGACCCGCATACTTTGCCTAGTACAATGGCCATTAACAATAAAATAAGCTTGCCTTCCATTCCTATTCGTTTCGTTAACGTCGGCAATACATTAAGCACTTCTGTTAACGCTGCTGCCAGCATCCCAATAAAAATACCGCTCGTTAGACCTATGATCATAATAAGCACCGCAGGAAACTGCCACGTGTATTGATGAAGACTGCACCAACCGCCTGTAACGGCACCACCTACGACTCCCCACTCATATGCTTGAATGTATTTCATGGTTTTGGTCAGCTGCATCAAACGCGGAATAATGCCCAGCACCGTTAAAAATGCTACAAATCCAGCACCTGCAGCCAATCCTCCCGCAAGTCCAATTACAATGGTCATCACAATGTTAATGATCATCAATTTTTTTCATACTTTCTTTATTCTCGTGCATAATGACGTATTGATCTAAGTCTTGCTGGTAATTAAACATTTCGACTTCGAGAGGACTAGGCTCTTCATTAATTCGTTTTCTAAAGACGTGGTTAAAAAACAGAATCATTCCCAACCCTAAACCGATAGAGTAAGGTACTTGAATCAGCAAAGGCTGCTTATCTCTCAGACCGGTCAGCATATAGAACAATTTTTGATGTACTTGTCTCATACTCACATCTTCGTGAAAGTTCATAATTGCTAAAGCAGCTCCGATGAAGAGAAGAAA
The genomic region above belongs to Priestia megaterium and contains:
- a CDS encoding spore germination protein → MGKLAEKKTAIFSKVQKNDQWFKENASMNTSFDVGVRKLLILDREVHIYYVTGLCDSSFIIEIAKVLIQINDNEVERAKLKDIVENRLIHQQVKPLKTLDDGMVSVLSGLLFVLIDGEEVGFEVDVRTYPGRSPEEADTEKVIRGARDGYTENIIINTALTRRRIRDGRFRFEIMKVGERSKLDVAIGYINGVADPGLVKLIKDELEAIDIDGLPMADKSIEEFLVKQGINPFPMVRYTERPDTAAAHVLEGHVIIITDTSPSVIITPTTLFHHVQHAEEYRQSPSVGTFIRWIRFLGILASLFLLPLWLLFVLEPDLLPAKLQFIGPNEETNIPTVVQIFLADFGIEFLRMAAIHTPTPLATAMGLIAAALIGQIAIDVGLFVPEVILYVAIAAIGSFATPSYELAVANKMLRLFLLIFVAAFHTPGFLIATTCIILYMARLKSLNTPYLWPFLPFNPQALWQILIRTPVPGANPRPSIVHPQDKDRQPAKP
- a CDS encoding stage V sporulation protein AE, translated to MKKRRIIIVTDGDEYARKAIEHVAKSVGGRCISRSYGNPTTLTGSQTVDLILQAPYDPVFVMFDDSGFLEEGPGEIALLHVAKHPQVEVLGVIAVASRTHQSEWTRVDVTIDRFGEISHYGVDKSGIQELEVGRINGDTVYCLDQLDIPLVVGIGDIGKMARMDDVKLGCPITEKAARLILERSGSFG
- the spoVAE gene encoding stage V sporulation protein AE, with the translated sequence MEYVIAFAVGGIICVIGQLLLDLAKLTPAHVMSSFVVAGAILDGFGLYDKLIEFAGAGATVPITSFGHSLLHGAMKQADDHGFIGIGIGIFELTSAGISAAILFAFIIALIFKPKG
- the spoVAD gene encoding stage V sporulation protein AD: MRKTGKQTWVYENPIYINATGTAVGPKEADGPLGETFDITHKDLHCEEDNWELAERRLMTESIDSCLQKINLSYEDIDLFLAGDLLNQNVTANFVARHNQIPFLCMFGACSTSMETLATGAALVDAGFANRVIASASSHNATAERQFRNPTEYGGQKPDTATATITGAGAALVSKEKGIVRLTSATIGRVMDYGIKNANDMGSAMAPAAADTIQRHLEDLNVAPSEYDLILTGDLSGVGSPILKQLLKDEGYDISTNHNDCGLMVYRPDQNVFAGGSGCGCSAIVTYGHILNELKSGNLKKVFMVATGALLSPTMIQQKESIPTIAHGVVLEHIGEGDDQWSM
- the spoVAC gene encoding stage V sporulation protein AC, producing the protein MANNQKLKDNYQESIKPFQPKPSYVANCLKAFLVGGIICTLGQAIQNFYIAFFDFNEKNAGNPTVATLILISALLTGFGIYDRIGQFAGAGSAVPVTGFANSMTSAALEHRSEGIVLGVATNMFKLAGNVIVFGTVSAYVVGIIRYLFKTYLL
- a CDS encoding stage V sporulation protein AB; this encodes MIINIVMTIVIGLAGGLAAGAGFVAFLTVLGIIPRLMQLTKTMKYIQAYEWGVVGGAVTGGWCSLHQYTWQFPAVLIMIIGLTSGIFIGMLAAALTEVLNVLPTLTKRIGMEGKLILLLMAIVLGKVCGSLFHWIYFVNQ
- a CDS encoding stage V sporulation protein AA translates to MENVLYLKMRHRIQVKPDEAVNIGQLAMVIAGDSVQKQIEKLIVYQVSMSDRNIIIVDLMKVIEKVASQYPHLDIQTIGPAQTIVEVVYKKRQYSFLFFLAVWFLLFIGAALAIMNFHEDVSMRQVHQKLFYMLTGLRDKQPLLIQVPYSIGLGLGMILFFNHVFRKRINEEPSPLEVEMFNYQQDLDQYVIMHENKESMKKIDDH